From Platichthys flesus chromosome 7, fPlaFle2.1, whole genome shotgun sequence:
GGGAACATCATGGTGGTGCTGGTCGTGTTGCGCACCAAGCACATGGTGACCCCGACCAACTGTTACCTCGTCAGTCTGGCTGTCGCAGACCTCATCGTGCTCCTGGCCGCGGGGCTTCCGAATATCTCCGACGCCATCGCCTTCTGGATATACGGCTACACGGGATGCTTGTGTATAACTTATCTTCAGTACCTGGGCATCAACGTGTCGTCGTGCTCCATCACGGCGTTCACCATCGAGCGATACATTGCAATATGTCACTCCATAAAGGCTCAGTTCATATGCACCGTGTCCCGGGCCAAGAGGATCATAGCTGGGGTCTGGGTCTTCACCTCACTCTACTGCATCATGTGGTTCTTCTTAGTGGACACAGACGAAACCGTCTACACCAACGGCGTGGTGGTCACGTGTGGCTACCGTGTCTCCAGGAGTCTCTACATGCCAGTCTACTTCCTGGACTTCACCCTGTTCTACGGGATCCCCCTCACTGTGGCCACGGTCCTGTACGGACTCATCGCGAGGATCCTGTTCATGAGTCCTCTGCCGTCGCATCTCAccgacagagagggaggagggtcGGTGCACCAGGGTCACTCCCACAGCACCAACAAGACCAACAAGGGTGCGGTCTCTGCTCGGAAACAGGTACTGGGAAGGTCTGACTGAAGAGATGTTTAACTAATACAAGAGAACATCTGTATGAGAACATATTGAGATCGTAGAATTCTTAATtctcttatttttttgttaGACCTTGATGGGGTCAGAATTTTCCATGTCCcttttatgtatatttaatatcaaaaggaaacaatgactatgttagttggttggttaatcactttggtccagactgaaatataacTACTGGACACTTATGGTCCCCAAATCATGAACCTCAATGACTTACAGTACTTGATCCTTTgacttgccccccccccttggtACATGCAATTGACTTTCACTCTACCCACagacataaaaaacataaaaatagatGAAATACAAATTGCCCTTTTCAATAAAGATCCATTGGCCATGCTTGAAGATAATGCATTGTTTGTTACAGCTATGATTAATCCAGAATGACataattatatcatattatatattaataaaaataatggtGCAATGGTGTAACCGACAATATTTTCTGTAGTTTACTTAGTTACATATGTTCGTTATGAGCATATATGTGAGTCAAGTTCCGCTGTTAGGAGCTGGTGTCACGTTAGCAGGACTTGATTAAACCAGAAGTATTAACTTGCTATGGCATTAACATGATATTGCATAGTTGTATGATTGCCACCGCTGACTTAATGCAACCTTATacatcataaaataaaatctatctATCTCATGGGGCACTTCAAGGGTTCTTGGGGGCCCTCTGGTGGCCACAGAGCAGCCACTTCGTATGCTTATTGTGAATTTGAGTTTCACTATTCACCATCAAATCGAAAGCTTAATTTTTCTAGAGTCGTGGATATCTAATAATAACCAGGTCTCCATCTGCCTCAGCTGTCTAGGGCTAGTCAGCAattgttagcatgctaatgcaCTAAACTAAGATGGTGAACATTGTAAATATGATGTTAAACATCAGCATGTCCGGCTGCCAGTGTTTCCTCATCGGAGGTGTTTGGTAGATGGTCAAATATATCCATAACCCCATATATCAGAATTGGCAAATCTGTGTTTAGCAATTTCTGTAATTTTTGGAAACTGACAGACAATACGACCGAACTCACACAGGGATCAAATCAGGGTTCAATGTGCCTCGCGAAATTATATCTAAGAAAGAGTTTATACAAGAGCTTCTCAAGTCTCCTTTTGAAGCAACATCCTTCCAATGTGGACGACCTTTCAGATTTGCACATTTTCTAGTATTAACTCAACCTTTAGCATTGTGATCGTGACCAACACTGACATTAGCATCGTCAGCGTTTACCGCCTCGCTCAGCAGCTAGCAGGGCTGCGGATTCTTGCCTTAACATTGAGTCATTCATTGTGTCTGCTAGGATGCTATAATTGCCCTCTTCCTTCTTATTATCACAGGATTTCATCACccttgtcttttctttccttgCGCCTCCATCTCCCTCACTTTGCACCATCAGATAACGAAGATGCTGGCTGTGGTGGTCGTCCTCTTCGCCTTGCTGTGGATGCCATACCGAACGCTGGTGGTGGTCAACTCCTTCATCGACCCGCCCTACCACAACACCTGGTTCCTGCTCTTCTGCCGGATGTGCATCTACACCAACAGCGCCATCAACCCCATCATTTACAACCTCATGTCCCAGAAGTTTCGCGTGGCCTTCAAAAAGCTGTGCAAGTGCAACTGGCGGCACAAGGAGAAGGCGGTGGAGTACAACGTGCCGATGTACTACAGCGTCATGAAGGATTCGTCCCACGAGAGCAACGAGCCAATCACGGAGCAGGAGGACGTGAGTGGCCAAACCGTCAAGAGGTTCAACGTGAAGGCTGAGGACACAAGCACCTTCAGCGTCTCTTGATAAAAGCTCTGggataaaagtgtgtgtgattaatTATTTATAGATGTCTTTCTGTTCAAAGTTTAGAAAACGTGGTTATTTCTACGTGTTATAAAAAGTATTGGAATCTGTggatattgtttgtgtttgttgtgatgcaaattgtgtttgtgttgtagttgTGCTACTTTGGCTTCAGTATTGTAACTGTGTTGTAAGTATTGGTATTTTGGATTGTTCTTCAGCTATTTTAAACTACTAACTGATGTAAGATAATGGTAATAAAGAATTTAAGGTTATATTAAGCTGAAATACAGTAATACCTGATAGTGTGTTGATTATCATTGATTTTCCAATTGATATTCATGGTTTCAGAGGTTGAATCATAATCACTTTGGGGTTCCTGAAAATAAACCAGCCCAATTTGATAAAGTATCCTGACATAACTCACGTTATGATTTAGCGCtgtataaaataaattgtaaatatcAGAACAGTTCCATCATTTCAGCAGGTAAAGAGATTTACTATAAGTAACTGAAAACACTGTGTACAGGACCTTTAATATACGTGTTTAATTAGGTTATTGAAAAGCCAGGCCATTGAAATCAGTTCTGACTTCAGAGtaattaataattcaaaataaTTCACATCAGATTTTCAGCTCGACAGGAACTTGTGACCATCGAAGTTTTAATAGCAAACAAATTGGTTCTTATTCAAAACATCAGCCGAGTCCGATAAGGAGAACAAAGCTGTCATATTAGCAACTTGTGCAACAACTCCAACAGCAAGCACGTGATTAAAGGAAACATGGTGACGCTAATTGCTGCCAACGAGCTCACTGTTGTGTTAATGCAGTGAACATGTCCGCCCCAACACTGCATGTCCCTGCATCTCAATATATCCAGCTCTCTCTTTGTCGTGTAACCTGGTGTTGGATATCTAGAAAACCAGTATAAACCTTTAACTGGTTACAGATCCTTTGTCATGTTACTTTGTACTTTGAACTTTGTCCCTTAACGAATCCTAAAAATGTTTCATTCTCTTTATTGATGAGAGTTTTCTgtgttgaattaaaataaatcttgagAGATATTTATCTGGTGATTTGTGACTTTCCATAGATTTAGACAAGTTGATCTGGGGCACACAGCACTGAGTTGTGAATGGAGAATAAAAGAtagtaaaaaaacatatatattttgttttgatgtgcATTTATAAGCTAATTCTTTTCCATATATAATTGAGTAAATCATCTGTACTCTCTAGTGTAGCTCTATATACCTCAAATCACAaggttattatatatatatatatataattattatataaaataagttatatatagcaaatacaaaatacttTGCAACATGTATGAAATATGTAAAACCTCTGTACGCACCATATCATGAACTTGGTGCCTGTAGACTGAGCTCACTGTCAATAATCGACCCTGTCAGTGTGTTTTAATGCAGGAGCTTTGTTCTCAGTCACGTTGAAAAATATCTTATAAAGCAATTAAACCTCTCAAAACCCTGCGCAGGCTGTATAGGGCTGATAAACCCTTATGAGGGGTTTTATGATGAAGGAGATGTCACAAGGGTCTGAGGGAGAATCAATGGGAGCCAGATACACACAAAGCTGAAGAGGCTTCTATAGCGGCGCCATTTATTCATTCTGTTCAGCTCCCCAACCAAACATCAGTTGGAATTCGCAAGAAATTCAAATGTTAGTTTTTCTTGCTTCATTTTCTGAGAAAGATTACAGGATTTAATTTCTCTGCTCCAGACAAACACCAAAGACACAACTTCCTAAACAGATACACAACAACGACAACAGATACACTCAGTGCTTCTAAAGCAACAACCTTTTACGCTCAGAGTGGAAAAAGGTTAGATCTCATTATTTCTGAGCTTCtcacagtttttcctttttccgtCTCTTCATGTGAGGATTTTCTTTGAGTGAACTTTCATCTCTGGATCTGTAACAACTTGCAGCCCCGCGCTGACTAAGTGATGCTGAATGTGTTTTACAGATAAATCTCAAATAAAACCACCATACCTCACATTATGTGAAGgtcatgaataaaacatagCAGTCGTCGTAAtacattaacattttctttataataaatgaaaacaatgagctgCTCCTGTGAGAATGAATAATTCACCGGATCTGTGAAGAGCTCTTGTCTTCCTCGTATCATCGGAGGGCAGCCTTGTTGTTTCAGGTCGCTTCTCACGCTGCCGGGAGAAGATGCTCTATTATTTCTGTTCAGTATTTTCTTGATAAGCCCTCATATGTTTGaattaatttgtctgtttattaATAAGAGACAAAGTAAGGAGGCAGGAGTTGGGATTTAACGTGTAGGTGCTAATTCTTCTTGAGCATAATTATGGAACAAattaaagtgagagaaagaacaaaatagaaagaaagaagaaggtgGAAATTTGAGGTGAGATGTGAACTGAGCTACAGAATCAAGTTTGTCTCaggttgaaatataaaaatcacTGTTTCCATGTGAGTTTATTATCAGTTTATTGTTGGAATAAATATTTCTCAATTTATTATTAGTCATCGATGTGATGTATCAAACAACTCTGTGTTCTGTTAACATGATTAAATGAATAATATGTTGTGATCAAGTCCTAGAAAGAGTCTCATGTATGATGAGGTTTTTACTACCCTGTGCTTTCACATGCAGTTCTTCAGAATCAGGGGGCTGAGGAGAGGTTGCTATGAGACGGCCTAGGCTTTTAACATCGGCTGTAAATTAAAGTGATATGGTGGATAAGATGCTTTCAGCTTCCTGTgtatgttcatgttttcaggAGTCTCATATCTGTTCACTCATTTACCGtgaacagattttttaaaagctgtgcTCTTTCAAGGTGTCGATTGATTTTGGATTTAACGACTTTCTGAGTAACCAGGAAACAAGCAGCACATTGTCATGGAAAGAATTAAGTCCgacataaatacaaaacctgCAGCTATAGCAATGTGATGCACGTCAGAAGAAACATTTATTGCACCAGGATTATTTCAAGAAAGAACAAACAAAGCTGAACACAATCGAAGGAATAATGAGAAGCCGCCAAAAGGATGagatattttatcttttatcgttttttaatactttatctTTATAGATCTGTTTATAAACACCAACAGAAAATGGCTGCACTACACTGCACACAAAAAATCTTTTTGAAAGTATAGGGCAAATATTAAATGCCCAATGCCAGGACACAATAATTAATACAACAGTTGCAGATTAAgtagattattattttataaaggGAAGAATGATCAAATTTGAAACAAACATCAAAAGTGATTGAGCTGGTCGAATCCCGAGATCGGCATTATGTGGCCGAACCATTAAAATCTCTTGTTGAAGCACACATGAATAAAAGCTTTCATCTTTCCTCTGCTCAGTCACGGCAAACACTGTACACATTGATCAGTGGCTATCACAGCGTACTTTGAACTTTCCTCAGCCTTCAATGCATGTTTCACTCAGAGTCAATATTAAGATGTTTTTTATACACATGTGAAACTATCGGGCGACTCAACATAAGACAAACCATCATTGAGGTATCAATCGATCAGTCTCATGGAGGTGAGATGTATGTTCTGCATATGTTTCTGTAATTTCACCTGATTCAATCTAAGAATGAGTCCTTGTTCTATAAAGGGAAACCAGAGGATATGGCAGCGTTTCTTGAATTATTTATATGACCTATAGATTGATCATCTCGACACAGAGTGGTTATGCATACTTATGTCTGCATTAAGTAGAACCATgactatacatatatattaatgaTGGTGTCACCGGAcctgcagaaagaaaactgtttgttgaaaacatatagttttttatgtgttttttaatgtgatttggGGATTAAAATACTTCCTGATAATTTATTTGATGGATTTGAAAAACTGCGATTGTCACATATCTATATGCAAATGACAGAGCTTCATGATTTGTACATTGAAGATCAGAGGAGAATCTGCTCTGTACAGAAAGAGGAATATTTGGTGAGACATCGAAATCATCCAatcttatttcatttcactttaattGATCTTCAAACCACTCAggtgaaaaaatacatttcatgtACAGGGCTGAAAGGCTCTAATCAATACAGTTTgctctgcagtcacacacacacagatgcacacacacacacacacacacacacacacacacacattcacacacacagactaattTCATGAATTGATCACTGTATATTTTCATATCTCAGGGAGCTGCAGGGTTATCAATACCAcactgtaaaaacatatttatgatTCCgtagattggggggggggggtttccttCTATAATCTCAAACCactacatatttattttgtcgTGTCTGAGAACAAGAGGATGAAATATGAACATAATCCAGGACATGACAGCAGCGTTCTCTCTGTTCACACACGGGGAAAGAATTCATCTCCACTGCATGAGGTATGTTGAATTGAGAAGAAGTTACCTATTGCTACCTTTGTGGCAAGTTTCAGCTAAACAGAGAAATAATATAAAGTTAATAATCACTTTGTGAAACTATATGGgaaacacagattttctttAATCCAGATCCCTTAATTTGTCCTTGGTGAAATGGAGATCACTTGGAAAAAAGCTCAATCTCGCAATGTTCAAGAAAATAATTTCCTTAATAGGCCCGAAATGGATCGgtaccaacatttaatgggtccTTCCCTGGCCTATACCAAATCCTTCCAtaaagttttgtggaaatccgttTTGCAGTTTTGGCATTACCTTGTATACAAGCTAACAAacctacaaacaaacagacaggggggagAACATAACCTTCCTGGCCCCGGTTAATaaaaattaattcaaataaacataAGTACAACAGAAGCTGGTGAAGTTGTCATGTGTTTTGCAgatatgacatttttatatttatattttgttactAAGGAATCACCGAAACAAATTCCAGATATTTAATTCAAAATCAGAAATATCCCACTTCATGGTGATTCTAAAGTCAGGAGCTCACCAAAGTCTGTAGGATTAATTATCTTTATAACATAAATGTCATCAACATTTTTTTGTAGTTTAattgtttttgaaatatttaaaccaTCAGGCATACATTTTCTGTCATGGAGCTGTAGCCGGactaaaaacacattgaataaGCTGCCTGTCACTTCTCCACCTGATCTCTCCCATTATGAAACAGCTCCTCTCCTGGGATCGACTGGGTAAATagatggtaaatggttttgtatttatatagcgtttTTCTAATCTGATGATGACCCTTCatagctctttacagtacagttttacatttacctattcacacacacaatcatacagtgcatctataaGCAGCACTTTgatgttctatgaggggcaaatCGAGGTTCAGCATcttacccaaggacacttcagcatgcagatgggtcagactggggatcgatctgccgaccttcaggttgaatgccaaccgctctacccctcagccacaggcACCCTTCAGAAAGACATGTTTAATGAAACCACCCCAGACTGGTGACGTCTTTATTACGCTGCTCACAAGAAGAACCACATTTTTTCCACACGGCTCCGATTCACAGTCGACCTTATTGCAGCTCAGTGTCCCCGCGGTAATATGACAATCACTGCTGTCGTTATGAATCTTCCCTCCTGACATGGGCCGTTGTTTCCCTGGCATCATTCAGTTCTTTTATGCTCcactaaaaacacacataaaatataACTCTGTTCACACAGTGTTCCCCTCGAAGCAGCATCAGGAGACTTTCAGTTTTATATCGGTGTCTATAAATAagattttattttggtccaggatattattataatatactgCTTTCCTGGGAATCCGCTTTTTTCGTGTAAGTGTTTTCAAACTACTTTT
This genomic window contains:
- the LOC133956902 gene encoding thyrotropin-releasing hormone receptor-like yields the protein MENNTTIFRDVYQVLNLTEMPRNPLEEQVITIFLTMLICGVGIAGNIMVVLVVLRTKHMVTPTNCYLVSLAVADLIVLLAAGLPNISDAIAFWIYGYTGCLCITYLQYLGINVSSCSITAFTIERYIAICHSIKAQFICTVSRAKRIIAGVWVFTSLYCIMWFFLVDTDETVYTNGVVVTCGYRVSRSLYMPVYFLDFTLFYGIPLTVATVLYGLIARILFMSPLPSHLTDREGGGSVHQGHSHSTNKTNKGAVSARKQITKMLAVVVVLFALLWMPYRTLVVVNSFIDPPYHNTWFLLFCRMCIYTNSAINPIIYNLMSQKFRVAFKKLCKCNWRHKEKAVEYNVPMYYSVMKDSSHESNEPITEQEDVSGQTVKRFNVKAEDTSTFSVS